The following proteins are encoded in a genomic region of Oryzias latipes chromosome 17, ASM223467v1:
- the LOC110016922 gene encoding guanine nucleotide-binding protein G(I)/G(S)/G(O) subunit gamma-5, with protein sequence MSSSSSIVAMKKVVQQLRYEASINRVKVSQAAAELQQFCMNNATQDPLLTGMSSSTNPFRPQKVCSFL encoded by the exons ATGTCCTCTTCTTCCAGCATCGTAGCCATGAAAAAGGTGGTCCAGCAGCTGCGTTATGAGGCGAGCATAAACAGAGTGAAG GTTTCTCAGGCAGCTGCTGAACTACAACAGTTTTGCATGAACAACGCCACACAGGACCCTCTGCTGACTGGCATGTCCTCCAGCACCAACCCTTTCCGACCACAGAAGGTCTGCTCCTTCTTGTGA
- the LOC101161755 gene encoding afadin- and alpha-actinin-binding protein yields MGDWGLTETSMDNYEISILSHVAMSPSRHNNLMSAYSLPSSKSSYSVISAFCTEDNIPQCISYINQELGSLGLAAHIQADPPGRASLNAAPALNAMYELLQIHRRSMNNVEELEKEQLKKTSTLEHMQTSNSRLKDQLELSIREKSGLHETERQLQLKLKTLQSCLKTEKDEVQKLQSIIASRASQYSHDAKRKEREAAKLKERLSQLLVDRKDKKLAIEMLNSVGRSDGKRSHWKTAKATASREAEMYKSLLSDYEASQRALMLENAELQKVLQQMKKEMMHILSPCPPLNRGGSAEESQELGDSDREERSAETSRETLDQSCEHAREQLTNSIRQQWRKLRNHVQKLDNQASLVQNQPPSNAEVIPLETHEHEVERMRLEVQQCKEFIHAQQQLLQQQLNTSFDDETAALLNGCYTLEEKERLKEEWRLFDEQKRNFEKERKNFTEAAIRLGREKRAFEEDRAAWLKHQFLSMTPFADRMRSSSSDGQSALSVKSEPEIRTSSSKAPPVKSSAYTTFSTPKSSKSAAVPSTIDVCRTLRLIPDYSSSRHSNQRRWQESSATEDEESWLKSKSKVCSSDLSIFSLDEDKNPLT; encoded by the exons ATGGGAGACTGGGGGTTGACTGAGACATCGATGG ataatTATGAGATCTCCATCTTATCACATGTGGCGATGTCCCCCTCCAGGCACAACAACCTCATGTCTGCCTATTCCCTGCCTTCCTCTAAAAGCTCCTACAGTGTGATAAGTGCTTTCTGCACTGAAGACAACATTCCTCAATGCATTTCCTACATCAATCAG GAACTTGGCTCGCTGGGCCTCGCCGCACACATCCAGGCCGACCCCCCCGGGAGAGCCAGTCTGAATGCAGCGCCGGCGCTGAACGCCATGTATGAGCTGCTGCAGATTCACAGGAGGAGCATGAACAACGtagaggagctggagaaggagCAGCTAAAGAAGACCAGCACCTTGGAGCACATGCAGACGAGCAATTCCAGACTTAAG GACCAGTTGGAACTTTCCATACGAGAAAAATCGGGCCTGCATGAGACGGAGAGGCAGCTCCAACTCAAGCTGAAGACTCTCCAGAGCtgcttaaaaacagaaaaggatgAG GTCCAAAAGCTCCAAAGTATCATTGCCAGTCGTGCCTCTCAGTACAGTCATGATGCCAAGAGGAAAGAGAGAGAAGCTGCTAAACTGAAGGAGCGCCTGAGCCAACTGTTGGTCGACAGAAAAGACAAGAAACTTG CCattgaaatgctgaattctgttggAAGGTCAGACGGGAAAAGGAGCCACTGGAAAACTGCGAAAGCGACAGCCAG CCGTGAGGCTGAGATGTACAAATCCCTGCTGAGTGACTACGAGGCCAGTCAGAGGGCCCTGATGCTGGAAAACGCCGAACTCCAAAAAGTCCTGCAGCAGATGAAGAAGGAGATGATGCACATCCTGAGTCCATGTCCGCCTTTGAACAGAGGAGGCTCTGCGGAGGAGAGCCAGGAGCTG GGGGACTCGGatagagaggagaggagcgcagAGACCAGCAGGGAAACTCTGGACCAGTCTTGTGAGCACGCTCGAGAACAGCTGACCAACAGCATCCGGCAGCAGTGGAGGAAACTCAGGAACCACGTGCAGAAGTTAGACAACCAAG CGTCTCTGGTGCAGAATCAACCGCCGTCCAACGCAGAGGTGATCCCTCTGGAAACGCATGAGCACGAGGTGGAAAGGATGAGGCTCGAAGTTCAGCAGTGCAAAGAGTTCATCCATGcacagcagcagctcctgcag CAACAACTCAACACATCATTTGACGATGAGACGGCAGCTCTTCTCAATGGCTGCTACACGCTGGAGGAGAAGGAGCGCCTCAAGGAGGAATGGAGGCTCTTCGACGAGCAGAAGAGAAACTTTGAAAAGGAGAGAAAGAACTTCACCGAAGCTGCCATCAGACTGGGGCGAGAG AAAAGGGCTTTTGAGGAGGACCGAGCTGCCTGGCTCAAGCATCAGTTTCTGAGCATGACTCCCTTTGCAGACCGCATGAGATCTTCCTCATCAGACGGTCAAAGTGCCCTTTCAGTTA AAAGTGAGCCTGAGATCAGGACGTCGTCTTCTAAAGCTCCACCGGTCAAATCCTCCGCCTACACTACATTCTCCACTCCCAAGTCTTCAAAATCTGCTGCTGTGCCATCCACGATTGACGTCTGTCGCACACTCCGACTCATCCCAGACTACAG CTCCTCCAGACATTCAAATCAAAGACGCTGGCAGGAGTCGAGCGCCACCGAGGACGAGGAATCCTGGCTCAAATCAAAAAGCAAAGTTTGCTCCAGTGATCTGAGTATTTTCTCATTAGATGAAGATAAAAACCCGCTGACTTAG